CCCGCCGCCGGGTGCAACGGGCAACTACCGGCCGACAACGTCTGGCGGGCCGACGTGTCGAAGCTGCCGGTGCACCCGCGCTCGACGGCGATGGTGGCCAGCATCGGCGCCGGCGCGGCCATGCATCCCGACTTCGGCTCCGGCGACTACGAGGGCGCACCGATCGGGATCCCGGTCACCACCGTGCCCGCCGGGCAGAAGAAGATCAACGTCTCCTTCGAGTACGCGTCAGAGAGCGACCGCGGCCCGTACCCGATCCCGGCCAACGCGAAGATCGAGGGCGGCCCACAGGCCGACGGCGACCGGCACGTGATCGCCTTCGACAAGTCGGCCTGCAAGGTCTACGAGCTGTTCTCCGCGTTCCCCCAGGGCAGCGGCTGGCGGGCCGGCTCGGGCGCGGTGTTCGACCTGCGCTCCAACAAGCTGCGGCCGTCCGGCTGGACCTCGGCCGACGCGTCCGGCCTGTCGATCTTCGCGGGGCTGGTCCGCTACGACGAGGTCGCGGCCGGCCGGATCAACCACGCGATCCGGATCACCGTGCCGAAGACCCGCAGCGGCTTCACCTGGCCGGCCACCCACTCGGCGTCGTCGGCCACCGACGCCAACCTGCCGCAGCTCGGCCAGCGGCTGCGGCTCAAGACGTCGGTCAACACGGCCTCGATGCCCAAGCAGGCGCGGATCGTCGCCGAGGCGATGAAGCGCTACGGCGTGATCGTCGCCGACCACGGGTCGGCCTGGTTCATCTCCGGCGCGCCCGACGACCACTGGGACAACGACGCGCTGCGCGCGCTGAAGTCGTTGACCGGCAACAACTTCGAGGTCGTCGACACCAGCGGCCTGATCGTCAGCAAGACCTCGGGAGCGACCCGCTAATCGGCCTCGGCCAGCGCGGCCAGCTGGCCGGTGACCGTGCCCCAGCCGTCTTCGAAGCCCAACTTCTCGTGCAGGGCGCGGGCGGCCGGGTCGCCGTGCCGCACGACGACCCGGTAGTCGGTGCCGTCCGGGTGGTCCCGCAGCGTGATCTCGGCGGTCATCGCGACCGGTGCCGCCTCGGCGGGGCGCCAGGCGCTGTCGATCGCGTTGGTGAACACGATCCGCTCGAGCTCGTCGACGACCAGGAACACGGCGTCCATATGCGGGACGAACGCGGCACCGTCGTCGCTGAGTTGAGTCACGAATGCCCCGCCGGGCCGGACCTCGAGGCGATCGACCCGGCATCGGCTCGGCGCGGGGATCCACCACTGGGCAAGGCGGGCCGGGTCGGTCCAGGCGCGCCACACGGTCGCTCGCGGTGCGCGGATCACGCGGTCGAGGGTCAGGTCCAGGTCGGGGTTCATGGTCGGTTCTCCTCGGTGCTGGTGACGAGGCTCTCCAGGCGGTCGGTGCGGTCCTCCCAGACGCGGCGCTGCTCGGCGAGCCAGTCGTCGAGCACGGCGAGCCGTTCGCGGTTGAGCACGCAGGTGCGCACCCGGCCGGCCTTGAGCGTGCTGATCAGCCCGCTCGACTCCAGCGTGCGCACGTGCTTCATAAACGACGGCAGCGTCATCGGGAACTCGCGGGCCAGATCGCCCACGCTGGTCGGACCGCGGCCGAGGCGCCGGATGACGCCACGTCGGGTCGGGTCGGCCAAGGCGACGAACACGTCGTCGAGCGCGGCCGAATACTGTGCCATGAGGCTAAGTATTGCGGCCGAAGATGGTTAGCGCAAGGGCTAAGTGTCGGGGATCAGCCGGCGCGGCGGCGGGCGCGGCGGGCGGCGAGTTCGTCGCCGGTCGGCGCGTCGTCTTCCGCCTCGACCGGGGCCGGCTCGGCGGGCTCAGCGGGCAGGTGCGAGAGCGAGCCCTGGATCTCCTTGAACGCACCGCCGATGGCGATGCCGAACACGCCCTGGCCGCCCTGGAGCAGGTCGACGACCTCTTCCGGGGATCGGCACTCGTAGACCGTGGTGCCGTCGGAGATCAGCGTGATGCCGGCGAGGTCGCCGACGCCGCGGGACCGCAGTGTCTCGATCGCCTTGCGGATGTTTTGCAATGAGACGCCGGCGTCGAGGAGGCGCTTGACCACCTTGAGGACGACCAGGTCGCGGAACGAGTAGAGGCGCTGCGTGCCGGAGCCGGAGGCGTCGCGGACGCTCGGCACGACCAGTGCCGTGCGGGCCCAGTAGTCGAGCTGGCGATAGCTGATGCCGACCGCGTGACAGGCGGTTACGCCTCGGTAGCCGACGGAGTCGTCGTCAGTGGGGACCGACGGTGCGTCGGTGTCGGGTCTACCCGCAGGATCAGGATCACGTGGGTCGGGCATGTGGCTACCTCCCCGCCAGCGGGGTGCCGCGTCGTGCCGGGACGCGCACCCGTCAACAGCGCCAACCCTATAGCTCAGATCGGTGCGCGGGGCGCAGGCTTTGCGCCGACACGCCGCGATCTGAGGACATCACCCGAGCCCTGCGCAGGACCCGGCCGAGGCTCAGCCCGCGAAGTCTTCCGGGCGGACCTGCTCGAGGAACTCCCGGAACTTTTCAACCTCGTCTTCCTGCTCGTCAGGAATCACGATGCCGGCCTCGGTGAGCACCTGCTCGGCACAGCGGATCGGGGCGCCCACGCGGAGCGCGAGCGCGATCGAGTCGCTGGGGCGGGCGGAGACCCGCAGGTTGTTGTCGCCGATCAACAGATCGGCGTAGAAGACGTTTTCCTTCAGCTCGACGATCTCCACGGCGTTGAGCGGCGCCTTGAGGGCAGCCAGCACGTCACGGAGAAGATCATGGGTCAGCGGCCGGGCCGGCTTCACGCCCTGCTGCTCATAGGCGATCGCCGTGGCCTCCACCGCACCGATCCAGATCGGCAGGTAGCGGTCGCCCTCGACCTCTCGGAGCAGCACAATCGGCTGGTTGCTGGGCAACTCGACCCGAACCCCGACCACGCTCAGCTCACGCACCGCGCCTCCGTGTCGTCGTCATTCCCAGCACCGTCGCCGGCCCCTTCCTTGCACGGTACACGCGCGGACGGAGCGCGTCCCGCACGCGCGGTCGGTGCCGAAGGGGGAACCGGCTTCGAGCCTACGTGATCTGTGTGAGCGGAGGGCAGCCCGGCCCGCCGCGCGGGCCGGGCTC
This genomic interval from Asanoa ferruginea contains the following:
- a CDS encoding bifunctional nuclease family protein, whose product is MRELSVVGVRVELPSNQPIVLLREVEGDRYLPIWIGAVEATAIAYEQQGVKPARPLTHDLLRDVLAALKAPLNAVEIVELKENVFYADLLIGDNNLRVSARPSDSIALALRVGAPIRCAEQVLTEAGIVIPDEQEDEVEKFREFLEQVRPEDFAG
- a CDS encoding MerR family transcriptional regulator; translated protein: MPDPRDPDPAGRPDTDAPSVPTDDDSVGYRGVTACHAVGISYRQLDYWARTALVVPSVRDASGSGTQRLYSFRDLVVLKVVKRLLDAGVSLQNIRKAIETLRSRGVGDLAGITLISDGTTVYECRSPEEVVDLLQGGQGVFGIAIGGAFKEIQGSLSHLPAEPAEPAPVEAEDDAPTGDELAARRARRRAG
- a CDS encoding SRPBCC domain-containing protein, with protein sequence MNPDLDLTLDRVIRAPRATVWRAWTDPARLAQWWIPAPSRCRVDRLEVRPGGAFVTQLSDDGAAFVPHMDAVFLVVDELERIVFTNAIDSAWRPAEAAPVAMTAEITLRDHPDGTDYRVVVRHGDPAARALHEKLGFEDGWGTVTGQLAALAEAD
- a CDS encoding ArsR/SmtB family transcription factor, whose amino-acid sequence is MAQYSAALDDVFVALADPTRRGVIRRLGRGPTSVGDLAREFPMTLPSFMKHVRTLESSGLISTLKAGRVRTCVLNRERLAVLDDWLAEQRRVWEDRTDRLESLVTSTEENRP